The nucleotide sequence TGCGGTCCTTTTGGGAATGTTTCTCAACTGGCTCTATGCATATCTCGGAATAAACATCCACGCCTCCATAGGCCACGCGCATGAGATGATACCTGTGTGGCTTAAATGGGCGACGGCGGTGCCTCTCTCCATTGCAATAACGATCGCAGCTATAGTTAAGAAACAGTGACCAATATCCAAATCACAATGACGAATAAATGCTCAAATCCCAATAACACAATATTTAATGAGGCTCTTCTCCCGATCGAGCGGGTCATTTGCTGGACAAGATGGCGGAAAGAAGCGATTAGACGTGAATCATCTGTTTATAAATGAAAAGAAAGTTGTTTTCAAGCGCGACAAGTAGTTATCCACGCACGCGCACCAGCCCGTAAGGAGCTGGTGTGCGCGTGGGTGTAACTTTTTACTAACAATGCATTTGTCATTTTTTACTTACCCAAGAATGTTATGAGCCGCTCAGCATAAATGTCCTCAAATCACCCACTCACTTTGGAGAAGAGCCATTTATGATTTGAATAATTGTGATTTAATTCGTCATTGGAGCTTGGTCATTGATTATTGATTCTTTCGAGCCCGTGCATGTATGGGCGAAGAACTTCGGGGATAACAACGCTTCCATCTGCCTGCTGATAATTCTCTAAGATCGCAACTACGGTCCTCCCTACAGCGACACCGCTTCCATTCAAGGTATGAACAAATCTCGTCTTACCGGCCGAATCTTTAAAGCGAATATTCGCGCGCCGCGCCTGAAATTCCTCAAAGTTCGAACAGGAAGATATCTCTCTGTAGGAGTTCTGTCCCGGGAGCCATACCTCGATGTCGTAGGTCTTGGCCGATGAAAAACCCAGATCACCAGCACAAAGAGCAACAACGCGATACGGAAGGTTAAGCCTTTGCAGGACCATCTCCGCGTTTCCCGTTAAGGATTCCAGTTCGTTATATGAATTATCGGGATGCGCGAATTTAACGAGCTCCACCTTGTTGAATTGATGCTGGCGGATGAGGCCTCGGGTATCCTTGCCATATGATCCTGCCTCGCTCCTGAAGCATGCGGTATAGGCGGCATATCTAATTGGAAGTTCGCTCTCCTTTAATATCTCATCTGCTAACATGTTCGTAACCGGGACCTCTGCAGTCGGTATCAGATAATAACCTTCGGTCGTCTTAAAAAGATCGGCCTCGAACTTCGGGAGCTGCCCTGTCCCCGTCATCGCCTTGGCATTGACCATGTAGGGAGGCAAGACCTCGGTGTAGCCGTTCTCGCGGGTGGCGAGGTCCAGCATAAAGTTGATGAGCGCCCGCTCAAGCTGCGCGCCAAAACCTTTATATATTGTGAATCTTGCTCCCGAGATCTTCGCCGCACGGTCAAAATCAAGGATGCCCAGCTTTTCTCCGATATCGAAATGTTCCAGCGCCTTGAATGAGAACAACGGGATATTCCCCCATTTTCTTATCTCTTTGTTATCGTCCGCCGATGTCCCTTTGGGAACGCTTTCATGGGGGATATTGGGCAGTTCAAGGAGCTTATACTTAAGTTCGTCTTCGATCTTGGCCAGCTCCGGCTGGATCTCTTTAACGCGTGTAGCCGCCTTTTGCATGGAATCGATGATGACGCTTGCATCCTTCTTCTCTTTTTTAAGTTTGGCTATCTCTGCGGAGGCCTTGTTCTGTTCGGAACGTAAAGAGTCGAACTCCTGCTGAAGTTTTTTGCGCCTGTCGTTAAGGCCTTCTAAAGGTGAAAGGTCCTGCTCCTTTCCCCTTTGGGCCAACATGTTCTTGATAACATCCAGATTAGAGATTGCAAATTTGAGATCTAGCATAATAAAATGTCATCCTGAGGCCGGAAGGCCGAAGGATCTCGCGAATCAAATCATGTTAAGGAGATCCTTCGCTTACGCTCAGGATGACACTAATTCAATTACTTGTTCAGTTCCTGATCGATGACCACTTTAAAATCTGCATAAGGTCTCGCGCCTGAGAAGAATATCCCGTTAATAAAGAAAGAAGGCGTCCCTTGGGCTCCGACGGAGGCGCCGTAGGCAACGTTTTCTTCCACCTCTTTGGTGTATTTACCCTTATCCAGACATTCATCGAACTTCTTCATGTTAAGTTTGGTG is from Deltaproteobacteria bacterium CG11_big_fil_rev_8_21_14_0_20_49_13 and encodes:
- a CDS encoding serine--tRNA ligase; its protein translation is MLDLKFAISNLDVIKNMLAQRGKEQDLSPLEGLNDRRKKLQQEFDSLRSEQNKASAEIAKLKKEKKDASVIIDSMQKAATRVKEIQPELAKIEDELKYKLLELPNIPHESVPKGTSADDNKEIRKWGNIPLFSFKALEHFDIGEKLGILDFDRAAKISGARFTIYKGFGAQLERALINFMLDLATRENGYTEVLPPYMVNAKAMTGTGQLPKFEADLFKTTEGYYLIPTAEVPVTNMLADEILKESELPIRYAAYTACFRSEAGSYGKDTRGLIRQHQFNKVELVKFAHPDNSYNELESLTGNAEMVLQRLNLPYRVVALCAGDLGFSSAKTYDIEVWLPGQNSYREISSCSNFEEFQARRANIRFKDSAGKTRFVHTLNGSGVAVGRTVVAILENYQQADGSVVIPEVLRPYMHGLERINNQ